In Monodelphis domestica isolate mMonDom1 chromosome 3, mMonDom1.pri, whole genome shotgun sequence, the following proteins share a genomic window:
- the LOC100617161 gene encoding zinc finger protein 420-like: MEELHQIDSLGLLCCLYKEPGASGMTFERDTLPAQEVVTFKDVAVEFTREEWCLLSPPQKELYKEVMLENVQNLHSVGLPAPPEDMIYYVEQRDSSWMLEQEGLRSCCPGKIRREKKVNPTEMSLPVEEMDLQRFMSDGPDNFSFKEFCVPSPNLSHIEHQRMHTEEKSSESNQRGKTFLYRSNLTGHRSIHTGEKLHEFMPCGETFSKTSSLAGHQRMHPDEKPYECKQCGKTFSQRDSLSVHQRIHTGEKRYECMQCGKTFTRSSHLAVHQRIHSGEKPYECMQCGKTFSWSDRLAVHQRIHTGEKPYECKQCGKKFNRKGQLAVHQRMHTGEKPYECKKCGKTFSQSSHLAVHQRMHTGEKPYQCNKCGKTFSQTSSLAGHQRMHTGEKPYQCNKCGKTFSQRDNLSVHQRIHTGEKPYECKQCGKTFTCSSQLPVHQRIHTGEKPYECKQCGKTFSQRDNLSVHQRIHTGEKPYECKQCGKTFSRSDMLAVHQRMHTGEKPYECMQCGKTFARNSHLAVHQRMHTGEKPYECKQCGKTFTCSSYLALHERIHTGEKPYECMQCGKTFARNSHLAVHQIMHAGEKPYECKQCGKTFTCSSYLVLHERIHTGEKPYECMQCGKTFSRRGNLAVHQRIHTGEKPYECMQCGKTFARSSHLAVHQRIHTGEKPYECKECGKKFSHTSSLSVHQRMHTGEKP; encoded by the exons ATGGAGGAGCTTCACCAAATAGACTCACTGGGGCTACTTTGCTGCCTCTACAAGGAACCTGGAGCCTCAGGGATGACCTTTGAGAGGGACACACTCCCAGCCCAG GAGGTggtgacattcaaggatgtggctgtggagtTCACACGGGAGGAGTGGtgcctcttgtcccctccccagaaggagctatacaaggaggtgatgctggagaatgtcCAGAATTTGCACTCTGTGG GGCTTCCAGCTCCCCCAGAAGACATGATCTATTATGTGGAGCAGAGGGATTCCTCTTGGATGCTGGAGCAAGAAGGCCTGAGGAGCTGCTGCCCAG GAAAGATTAGACGTGAAAAGAAGGTGAATCCAACAGAGATGAGCCTTCCTGTGGAAGAAATGGACCTACAAAGATTCATGAGTGATGGTCCTGATAACTTTTCTTTCAAAGAATTCTGTGTTCCATCTCCAAATTTATCTCATATCGAACATCAAAGAATGCACACCGAGGAAAAATCTAGTGAAAGTAATCAGAGGGGAAAGACTTTTTTGTACAGGTCCAATCTTACTGGACATCGGAgcatccacactggggagaaacttCATGAATTCATGCCATGTGGAGAGACATTCAGTAAGACTTCTAGTCTTGCTGGACATCAGAGAATGCACCCTgatgagaaaccttatgaatgcaagcaatgtggaaagacattcagtcagagagACAGTCtttctgtacatcagagaatccacactggtgagaaacgTTATGAATGCatgcagtgtggaaagacattcactcgtagttcccatcttgctgtacatcaaagaatccacagtggagagaaaccttatgaatgcatgcagtgtggaaagacattcagttggAGTGACAggcttgctgtacatcagagaatccacactggggagaaaccttatgaatgcaagcagtgtggaaagaaaTTCAATCGGAAAGGCCaacttgctgtacatcagagaatgcacactggggaaaaaccttatgaatgtaagaagtgtggaaagacattcagtcagagctcccatcttgctgtacatcagagaatgcacactggagagaaaccttatcaatgcaacaagtgtggaaagacattcagtcagactTCTAGTCTTGCTggacatcagagaatgcacactggggagaaaccttatcaatgcaacaagtgtggaaagacattcagtcagagagACAATCTTTccgtacatcagagaatccacactggagagaaaccttatgaatgcaagcagtgtggaaagacattcacttgTAGTTCCCAGCTtcctgtacatcagagaatccacactggggagaaaccttatgaatgcaagcagtgtggaaagacattcagtcagagagACAATCtttctgtacatcagagaatccacactggagagaagccttatgaatgcaagcaatgtggaaagacattcagtcggagTGACAtgcttgctgtacatcagagaatgcacactggggagaaaccttatgaatgcatgcaatgtggaaagacattcgcTCGTAAttcccatcttgctgtacatcagagaatgcacactggggagaaaccttatgaatgcaagcagtgtggaaagacattcacttgTAGTTCTTATCTTGCTTtacatgagagaatccacactggggagaaaccttatgaatgcatgcagtgtggaaagacatttgcTCGTAAttcccatcttgctgtacatcagataATGCAtgctggggagaaaccttatgaatgcaagcagtgtggaaagacattcacttgTAGTTCCTATCTTGTTTtacatgagagaatccacactggggagaaaccttatgaatgcatgcagtgtggaaagacattcagtcggagaggcaatcttgctgtacatcagagaatccacactggagagaaaccttatgaatgcatgcaatgtggaaagacatttgcTCGTAGTTCCCATCTTGCTGTacaccagagaatccacactggtgagaagccttatgaatgcaagGAGTGTGGAAAGAAATTCAGTCATACATCTAGTCtttctgtacatcagagaatgcacactggggagaaaccttga